A window from Triticum aestivum cultivar Chinese Spring chromosome 6D, IWGSC CS RefSeq v2.1, whole genome shotgun sequence encodes these proteins:
- the LOC123142017 gene encoding receptor-like protein 52, whose protein sequence is MANNYCVSFLLFFTALISLLPKSYPESTNQYSDEHQILLGLKRYWGSSTVLGRWNSISSDHCRWGGLTCTKGEVTAISLPQQTLMKPIPPSLCLLKNLAYLDLSYNNFSTSFPTILYNCSNLKYLDLSNNAFGGKLAADINSLSAKLEHLNLSSNRIMGEIPPSIGWFPKLKSLILDTNQFDGSYPVQDISNLANLEMLTLADNPFLPAPFPVEFGMNMTGEIPESVSSLTELSLLAVTNNMLQSTIPTWVWQHKKLQYLYMFNNGLTGEISSSVTAVNLVELDVSSNNLTGSIPDDFGKLINLTLLFLYTNQLHGSIPPSIGLLPNLRDIQLFENMLTGSLPLELGRHSPLVNLEVCDNNLSGELPADLCFNRKLNDIVVFNNNFSGKLPESLDGCYLLNNLMLYNNHFTGEFTKSIWSVVKNQLTTDMIQNNNFSGTFPTQLQWNFSRIEMSNNRFSGPIPTLAGKMKVFRVVNNLLSGKIPWDLTGISQVEELDLSGNQINGSIPMAIGVLKLKALNLSGNQISVGGFLLLKRKKNSQDHLSWKLTQFHALHFTEYNVLSGLCEMNWIGSGRSGNVYRICVVDGEGGSRMVAVKKIWNAQNLDNKLEKDFLAEVQILGEIRHTTSCSAASQAQRQRFLSTSTWKTVA, encoded by the exons ATGGCTAACAATTACTGTGTTAGCTTCCTGCTGTTCTTCACTGCACTGATTTCTCTACTACCCAAATCTTACCCAGAGTCCACAAATCAGTATAGTGATGAACACCAAATCCTTCTGGGACTCAAGAGATACTGGGGGAGCTCAACTGTGCTTGGCAGATGGAACTCCATTTCCTCTGACCACTGCAGATGGGGAGGACTTACATGCACAAAAGGTGAGGTCACTGCCATCTCCCTTCCACAGCAAACCCTTATGAAACCAATCCCACCGTCCCTTTGCCTCCTCAAGAATCTTGCCTACTTGGACCTCTCCTACAACAACTTCTCCACTTCATTCCCTACAATACTCTACAATTGCTCCAATCTGAAGTACCTGGACCTTTCCAACAACGCCTTTGGTGGGAAACTCGCAGCTGACATAAACAGTTTATCAGCAAAGCTAGAGCATCTCAACTTATCAAGCAATCGCATCATGGGCGAAATCCCACCATCCATTGGATGGTTTCCAAAGCTCAAGTCACTGATCCTCGACACCAATCAATTTGATGGAAGCTATCCAGTACAGGACATAAGCAATCTAGCCAACCTCGAGATGCTGACTCTGGCGGACAATCCATTTCTGCCAGCTCCATTCCCAGTTGAGTTTG GTATGAACATGACAGGTGAGATACCTGAGAGCGTATCAAGCCTcacagagctcagcctcttggccGTGACAAATAATATGCTGCAAAGCACAATTCCGACATGGGTATGGCAGCATAAGAAGCTTCAGTACTTGTACATGTTTAACAACGGTTTGACAGGCGAGATTTCATCCAGTGTCACAGCCGTAAACTTGGTGGAGCTTGATGTGTCCTCAAACAATCTAACAGGGTCAATACCAGATGACTTTGGTAAGCTCATCAACCTTACCCTGTTGTTTCTCTACACGAATCAACTTCATGGGTCAATACCGCCAAGCATTGGGTTGCTGCCGAATCTCAGAGACATCCAGCTATTTGAGAACATGTTAACTGGTTCTCTTCCACTAGAGCTCGGAAGGCACTCACCGCTAGTCAATCTTGAAGTCTGCGACAATAACCTTTCTGGTGAGCTGCCAGCTGATCTTTGCTTCAACAGGAAATTAAATGACATCGTTGTGTTCAATAATAACTTTTCTGGAAAGCTTCCAGAATCGCTAGACGGCTGCTATCTGTTGAACAATTTAATGTTGTACAACAATCATTTTACTGGAGAGTTCACCAAGAGTATCTGGTCAGTGGTGAAAAATCAGCTAACGACAGATATGATCCAAAACAACAATTTCTCTGGGACCTTTCCTACCCAGCTACAATGGAACTTTTCACGTATTGAGATGAGCAACAACAGATTCTCTGGTCCCATTCCAACTttagcaggcaaaatgaaagtatTCAGGGTAGTAAATAACTTGCTTTCTGGCAAAATTCCCTGGGATTTGACGGGCATTTCACAGGTAGAAGAGCTTGACCTTTCTGGAAATCAAATTAATGGATCGATACCCATGGCAATTGGAGTGCTAAAGCTCAAAGCACTTAATCTAAGTGGAAATCAGATATCTG TTGGTGGTTTCTTGCTATTAAAGAGGAAAAAGAATAGCCAAGATCATCTATCGTGGAAGCTGACCCAGTTCCATGCACTGCATTTCACAGAGTATAATGTTCTTTCTGGGCTCTGTGAGATGAACTGGATTGGAAGTGGCAGGTCTGGCAATGTGTATCGAATTTGTGTTGTGGATGGAGAAGGTGGTAGTAGAATGGTGGCTGTTAAAAAGATATGGAACGCGCAAAACCTTGACAACAAGCTTGAGAAGGACTTCCTTGCAGAGGTCCAGATATTGGGTGAGATCCGGCACACAACAAGTTGCTCTGCTGCATCTCAAGCTCAGAGGCAAAGGTTCTTGTCTACGAGTACATGGAAAACGGTAGCTTAG